The following coding sequences are from one Arcobacter nitrofigilis DSM 7299 window:
- the tssM gene encoding type VI secretion system membrane subunit TssM, whose product MKKPFYKNIIFWIIFVSFFISLLIIFLFPYLFDSFKELNFRLLLSFSLFFGTIIAILLYIVFKKEETQEILKERAEQKELENEYKKVISEKVKDLKTKFKDAVRIIKKSSLYKNRSKINYELPWYLVIGDKAEGKSTLLESSGLNFPLNVNFEKRIAIEETTTKAFQWYFSEKSVFVDIPGNYIELNENPEDKIIWKEFLKLFTKKRWRRPINGIILTISVDRLLKNEKELEKYAKDLRDRFDELSVSFMSSIPIYLMITKLDKIDGFSEYFINLSENEKDEILGVTFDENKKNIDSSISKSELESLLKKLNSSVLEKMHFEWEKENRSKIFLFTEYLSDLFDKTNLFVDICFSQTRYRKPLLLRGIYYTSTPCSGNHQQLVSIDNLEYSRDKKGLFIRKVLSDIIFPESETIKMDDNYRKKVKKNQTIALIISFAFIALVSTFYINDFINQNNSLRKMEKTFEVYKVAKNKFLPSDKVDDILILLNNIERIRKYNDIQDKSFWNLLFYKSEERHNELTKIYYNDLLTFLLPRIATVMEQNISKDLNDFDSTWDNTKAYVMLENKPHRDIKFLSKYMAEEWSKRYPYNTKVQSELNYHFTKLLNFGFKPYSLNEDILKTARARLTKLGSERLTYKELILKSKDMRLESFKFSSVMLNNINEFKRNDYEIPGFYTKNGFNILMKDGMSLTKNILLNNWVIGKKTNLSPIEISKHYQKVLSLYFLDYKEYWLNALSNLAIPIKTNTSSLNAQLAVFSSSDSPVLSVLKALKENTNIYTPSEIIKMKSSKSNVSSQIINATVSSQIGKTIAKEALNDIENEVDNRSIESMRNFFKDYNTLINKENSPDAILGNSINKLNTIYQLMSSIYSSINPDFDAYKIINDRINGNTTSFTNDLNKLPLYVKNWYLQLLRSNWDNILRYGKNYIEKRFKEDVYSFYKTNLINKYPIDRKSSTYVRLDDFSEFFKPKGILDSFYNDYISNLVSINSQFNSYSPKNLDGSIMNFNKNFMIGLMKSLKIRNLFFTNSGILKIEGNIKPYVLASNLATMDFFYDDDSIIYEHGPIKTTKIIWPPKSSNYIVKFDLFDLSNNSVVEHYLDNEWALFKIIDTFRISRNLNNSIILKYSNKKFTGSYYLSGDLSNIFGTSNLLSEFNLSEKL is encoded by the coding sequence ATGAAAAAACCTTTTTACAAAAATATTATATTTTGGATAATATTTGTTTCATTTTTTATTTCTTTGTTAATTATATTTCTATTCCCTTATTTATTTGATTCTTTTAAAGAGTTAAATTTTAGATTATTACTCTCTTTTAGTTTATTTTTTGGCACAATAATAGCAATATTACTTTATATTGTATTTAAAAAAGAAGAAACCCAAGAAATACTAAAAGAAAGAGCTGAACAAAAAGAGTTAGAAAATGAATACAAAAAAGTCATTTCAGAAAAAGTCAAAGATTTAAAAACAAAATTTAAAGATGCAGTAAGAATAATCAAAAAATCCTCTTTATATAAAAATAGAAGCAAAATTAATTATGAATTACCTTGGTACCTTGTAATAGGAGATAAAGCTGAAGGGAAATCAACATTATTAGAATCTTCAGGATTAAACTTTCCTTTAAATGTAAACTTTGAAAAAAGAATAGCAATAGAAGAGACAACAACAAAAGCTTTCCAATGGTACTTTTCTGAGAAATCTGTTTTTGTAGATATTCCAGGAAATTATATTGAACTAAATGAAAACCCAGAAGATAAAATTATTTGGAAAGAATTTTTAAAACTATTTACAAAAAAAAGATGGAGAAGACCAATCAATGGAATCATCTTAACAATTAGTGTTGATAGGCTATTAAAAAATGAAAAAGAGTTAGAAAAGTATGCAAAAGATTTAAGAGATAGATTTGATGAATTATCTGTATCATTCATGTCTAGTATTCCAATTTATTTGATGATAACAAAGTTAGATAAGATAGATGGATTTAGTGAATATTTTATTAATTTATCAGAAAATGAAAAAGATGAAATATTAGGTGTTACCTTTGATGAAAATAAAAAAAATATTGATTCAAGTATTTCAAAAAGTGAACTTGAAAGCCTACTAAAAAAATTAAATAGTTCAGTATTAGAAAAGATGCATTTTGAATGGGAAAAAGAGAATAGGTCTAAAATATTTTTATTTACAGAATATTTATCTGATTTATTTGATAAAACAAACCTTTTTGTTGATATATGTTTTTCACAAACAAGATATAGAAAACCACTACTTTTAAGAGGTATTTATTACACAAGTACTCCTTGTAGCGGTAATCACCAACAGTTAGTTTCAATTGATAATTTAGAATATTCAAGAGATAAAAAAGGGCTATTCATAAGAAAAGTCTTAAGTGATATCATTTTCCCTGAATCAGAAACAATAAAGATGGATGATAATTATCGAAAAAAAGTAAAAAAGAACCAAACTATTGCTTTAATTATTTCATTTGCATTTATAGCTCTTGTTAGTACTTTTTATATTAATGATTTTATTAATCAAAATAATAGCTTAAGAAAAATGGAAAAGACCTTTGAAGTATACAAAGTCGCCAAAAATAAGTTTTTGCCTTCAGATAAAGTTGATGATATTTTAATTTTATTGAATAATATAGAAAGAATTAGGAAATATAATGATATTCAAGATAAAAGTTTTTGGAATCTATTATTTTATAAATCAGAAGAAAGACATAATGAACTAACAAAAATTTATTACAATGACTTGTTAACTTTTTTATTACCAAGAATAGCTACAGTTATGGAACAAAATATTTCAAAAGATTTAAATGATTTTGATTCGACTTGGGATAATACAAAAGCATATGTAATGCTTGAAAATAAACCACACAGAGATATCAAGTTTTTATCTAAATATATGGCAGAAGAGTGGAGTAAAAGATACCCTTACAATACTAAAGTACAAAGTGAATTAAACTATCACTTCACAAAATTATTAAATTTTGGGTTTAAGCCTTATTCACTAAATGAAGATATATTAAAAACAGCAAGAGCTAGACTTACAAAATTAGGATCTGAAAGATTAACATATAAAGAATTAATATTAAAATCAAAAGATATGAGACTAGAATCTTTTAAATTCTCTTCAGTTATGTTAAATAATATAAATGAGTTCAAAAGAAATGACTATGAAATACCTGGTTTTTATACAAAGAATGGATTTAATATTTTGATGAAAGATGGTATGTCTTTAACAAAAAATATATTATTAAATAATTGGGTTATAGGCAAAAAAACAAACCTTAGTCCTATTGAGATTAGTAAACATTACCAAAAAGTTTTAAGTTTGTATTTCTTAGATTATAAAGAATACTGGCTAAATGCACTTAGTAATCTTGCTATTCCTATTAAGACGAATACATCAAGTTTAAATGCCCAATTAGCTGTGTTTTCATCTTCAGACTCACCAGTATTATCTGTATTAAAAGCTTTAAAAGAAAATACTAATATTTATACTCCAAGTGAAATTATAAAAATGAAATCGAGTAAAAGCAATGTTTCTAGCCAAATTATAAATGCAACTGTTAGTAGTCAAATTGGAAAAACTATTGCAAAAGAAGCATTAAATGATATTGAAAATGAGGTAGATAATAGAAGTATAGAAAGTATGAGAAACTTCTTTAAGGATTATAATACTTTAATAAATAAAGAAAATTCACCTGATGCTATTTTAGGAAATTCAATTAATAAATTAAATACTATTTATCAATTGATGTCATCAATTTACAGTAGTATAAACCCAGATTTTGATGCTTATAAAATTATAAATGATAGAATAAATGGAAATACTACATCTTTTACAAATGACTTAAACAAACTACCTTTATATGTGAAAAATTGGTATTTACAATTACTTCGTTCAAATTGGGATAATATTTTAAGATATGGTAAAAATTACATTGAAAAAAGATTTAAAGAAGATGTATACTCTTTCTATAAAACTAACTTAATAAATAAATATCCAATAGATAGAAAAAGTTCTACTTATGTGAGATTAGATGATTTTAGTGAATTCTTTAAACCAAAAGGAATTCTTGATTCATTTTATAATGATTATATTTCAAATTTGGTTTCTATTAATTCTCAATTCAATAGTTATTCTCCTAAAAACTTAGATGGTAGTATCATGAATTTTAATAAAAATTTCATGATTGGGTTAATGAAATCACTTAAAATAAGAAATCTGTTTTTTACAAACTCTGGTATTCTTAAAATAGAAGGTAATATCAAACCTTACGTTTTAGCTTCAAATTTAGCAACTATGGACTTCTTTTATGATGATGATTCTATTATTTATGAACATGGACCAATAAAAACTACTAAAATAATTTGGCCACCAAAATCATCAAATTATATTGTGAAGTTTGATTTATTTGATTTATCAAATAATTCTGTTGTTGAACACTATTTAGATAATGAATGGGCTTTATTTAAAATAATAGATACCTTTAGAATTTCAAGAAATCTAAATAATTCAATAATATTAAAATATTCAAATAAAAAATTTACAGGTTCATATTATTTAAGTGGAGATTTAAGTAATATATTTGGTACAAGTAATTTATTGTCTGAGTTTAACTTAAGTGAAAAACTATAA
- a CDS encoding PP2C family protein-serine/threonine phosphatase — protein sequence MNFKSYSFTHPGHLRTLNEDSFYLNDEKNLWIVCDGMGGHEEGNFASRLITDIFENFTLEGTFENKIEMINKQIKIIHNLLINKVEKIGGNIIIGSTLMLLHIEDEKGVCIHAGDTRCYCLQNNTLRTITKDHAIQINDFYGSRRYLTSALSAPGNLFIETTRFTVCKNDVFLICTDGLYDYISNKVIKEAMSQDNIQEALFKLKLSVLATSAEDNITTVTIENK from the coding sequence ATGAATTTCAAAAGTTATTCCTTTACTCATCCTGGACATTTAAGAACATTAAATGAAGATTCTTTTTATTTAAATGATGAAAAAAATCTTTGGATTGTATGTGATGGGATGGGAGGACATGAAGAAGGAAACTTTGCAAGTCGCTTAATAACTGATATTTTCGAAAATTTTACATTAGAAGGAACTTTTGAAAATAAAATTGAAATGATAAATAAGCAAATAAAAATTATTCATAATTTATTGATAAATAAAGTAGAAAAAATAGGTGGAAATATAATTATTGGTTCTACTTTAATGCTATTACACATAGAAGATGAAAAAGGTGTTTGTATTCATGCTGGAGATACAAGATGTTATTGCTTACAAAATAATACTTTAAGAACTATTACAAAAGATCATGCCATTCAAATAAATGATTTTTATGGTTCAAGAAGATATTTAACATCTGCACTTTCTGCACCTGGAAATTTATTTATTGAAACTACTAGATTTACTGTTTGTAAAAATGACGTTTTTTTGATTTGTACAGATGGGTTATATGATTATATTTCAAATAAAGTTATAAAAGAAGCAATGAGTCAAGATAATATACAAGAGGCTTTGTTCAAGCTAAAGTTAAGTGTTTTAGCAACTTCAGCAGAAGACAACATTACCACAGTGACAATTGAAAACAAATGA
- a CDS encoding serine/threonine-protein kinase: MKKTFKENIKCIKKENISILNNRYILGEEIGRGGLSIVHKSLDLYNEYFNVKSNIAIKIPTKELLTKKQIEDFVFSEYLFLKELNNENIVKVLDYGIDKKSNIPYLVLEYLEGKLLSQLPIPTLSKKFKINLFIDLFTSLLYIHKKGIIHADINPSNIIISQNQKSKIFDFGISQYVDATDKIQLDYKQFKGFSPQYCAPEILNGEKPSFESDIFSFAVMMYELFTLKLPYSKNSLELINHKFTNKELENIPFFLRFWFKKTLNSNPKTRINNNFVYFLTKNKQISNFLIVI, from the coding sequence ATGAAAAAAACATTTAAAGAAAATATAAAATGCATAAAAAAAGAAAATATATCTATATTGAATAATAGGTATATCTTAGGAGAAGAAATAGGAAGAGGGGGATTAAGTATAGTGCATAAATCATTAGATTTATATAATGAATATTTTAATGTAAAAAGTAATATTGCAATAAAAATACCTACAAAAGAACTATTAACAAAAAAACAAATAGAAGACTTCGTATTTTCTGAATATTTATTTTTAAAAGAACTTAATAATGAAAATATTGTAAAAGTATTAGATTATGGAATTGATAAAAAGTCTAATATTCCATATTTGGTCTTGGAATACTTAGAAGGAAAGTTATTAAGCCAACTACCAATACCTACTTTAAGTAAAAAATTTAAAATAAATCTATTTATAGATTTATTTACTTCTTTATTATATATTCATAAAAAAGGAATAATTCATGCTGATATTAATCCTTCGAATATAATTATCAGTCAAAATCAAAAGTCAAAGATTTTTGATTTTGGTATATCTCAATATGTAGATGCAACAGATAAAATTCAACTTGATTATAAACAATTCAAAGGTTTTAGTCCTCAATATTGTGCCCCTGAAATTTTAAATGGTGAAAAACCCTCTTTTGAATCTGATATTTTTTCTTTTGCAGTTATGATGTATGAACTTTTCACTCTAAAATTACCATATTCTAAAAATTCATTAGAATTAATAAATCATAAATTTACAAATAAAGAACTTGAGAATATTCCATTTTTTTTAAGATTTTGGTTCAAGAAAACATTAAATAGCAACCCTAAAACAAGGATTAATAATAATTTTGTTTATTTTCTAACAAAAAACAAACAAATAAGTAATTTTTTAATTGTTATTTAA
- a CDS encoding Hcp family type VI secretion system effector: MNNPIFISIEGSTQGLITEGTFTPESVGNSYQKGHENEALLKGFSHNIRIPRDPQSGQPSGQRVHEPVIITKLIDKSSPLLYNALTKGETLTKVELKWYRTSYAGKPEHYLSIVLEDAVIVDMHTSLDTEENLTKSQVAPLETVSLAYRKITWRHEIASTSGEDDWRIGVGLNA; the protein is encoded by the coding sequence ATGAACAACCCTATATTTATTTCGATTGAAGGTAGTACACAAGGTTTAATTACTGAAGGTACATTTACACCAGAGTCTGTTGGAAACTCTTATCAAAAAGGTCATGAAAATGAAGCTTTGTTAAAAGGTTTTTCTCATAATATTAGAATACCAAGAGATCCACAATCTGGTCAACCATCAGGACAAAGAGTACACGAACCAGTTATTATCACTAAATTGATTGATAAGTCTTCACCTCTTTTATATAACGCATTAACAAAAGGTGAAACACTTACAAAAGTTGAGTTAAAATGGTACAGAACAAGCTATGCTGGTAAGCCTGAACATTATTTAAGTATTGTACTTGAAGATGCTGTAATTGTAGATATGCACACTTCTCTTGATACAGAAGAAAACCTAACTAAGAGCCAAGTTGCTCCTTTAGAAACAGTTTCTTTAGCTTATAGAAAGATTACATGGAGACATGAAATTGCAAGTACTTCAGGTGAAGATGATTGGAGAATTGGAGTAGGATTAAACGCTTAA
- a CDS encoding type VI secretion system Vgr family protein: MSKEIIRNNVEEIEEGLKSGVNLKELRREVKQDINARIKLLNYKPNATVGIIDGSFNVYKLLGSSSVNTPYSFTITFVSDDFINIEDIVDTDIELNIKDNVNPLIKKTIYGKIFKASEDSIVAKKHLYIIEVVSPIYYLSLNNKYEIFHNKKTSDIIVEIINRYNQLLNLKIDIKLDLIKAPTKEYTTQYNQNDLEFIQMLCEKEGYSLILDYSSNDPYTITLCELNEHAIVNTYSSTCSFNHSKEFKSTNYVQDFYDKDKPSLQYKIQTGSSITSSVEDNESTRQLRTDIKREKFRDKLNVLDESYYKDLNRYSKIDSQREYVKSNIIKGTSEELNINDSLCITLEDEKANKHIDSIILEVKYEGFFPNALDEYKQNIDESKKHQLQYEVEFTAIPKDIIYKPPYKIKKPKINSIQTAIVSNGNSNTKDYTNTIDVDEQGRIKVLFHFETNQITSCYLRLSNMFSGDGYGSQFLPRVNSEVIVSFINGDPDLPIIIGTLHNGENKNPYNLPKEKTKSFIKTHSIPQYEDKIGYNEIAFEDKRGDENLSLRAQKDMNTLVLNNEFKHIENNSKTIINNDKEETVEANSILTINKDYTQNIKENQINTVEKEKLTTVKEDYEIHALKDLNTIVKNDIKTIVEKDMITRVKGTSTEYIEKDVKKKYLENLFTQVGKDYRLDVQNNYHLKSNNIKLNADIIELIAETGVTLRCGGNVLTVNQSGIHLKSGNIDTTSSNGGVNAQDVAKPLIKKPLYEKIRVISLDATVTKQNTIDEALTFTATVEKYENDAWSQTTDLNETQLAQLQWYFIKNNDESDTDIITDNPTNDNITINGLTLTVNVQEDNIYKWGHAHCYVVNSEEEGYAISELERYLEVEDIKGSYPKKEEGKCKAILNVEEPRDEELAQIRWTVEGREESKYNGQVIINHNLKDEKAYEINFQAYIEGKKEDAANGRLYYDENKNQEVKSNTK, translated from the coding sequence ATGTCAAAAGAGATAATAAGAAATAATGTAGAAGAGATAGAAGAGGGACTAAAGAGTGGGGTAAACTTAAAAGAGCTTAGACGTGAAGTTAAACAAGATATAAATGCAAGAATAAAACTATTAAACTATAAACCAAATGCTACAGTTGGCATTATAGATGGAAGTTTTAATGTTTATAAACTTTTAGGTTCTAGTAGTGTTAATACTCCTTACTCTTTTACTATTACTTTTGTTAGTGATGATTTTATTAATATTGAAGATATTGTTGATACTGATATTGAGTTAAATATTAAAGATAATGTTAATCCTTTAATTAAAAAAACAATATATGGTAAAATATTTAAAGCTAGTGAAGATTCTATTGTTGCAAAGAAACATCTTTATATTATAGAAGTTGTATCTCCTATTTATTATCTTAGTTTAAATAATAAATATGAGATATTTCACAATAAAAAAACATCTGATATTATTGTTGAGATAATAAATAGATATAACCAATTATTAAATTTAAAAATAGATATTAAATTAGATTTAATTAAAGCTCCAACTAAAGAGTATACAACTCAATATAATCAAAATGATTTAGAGTTTATTCAAATGCTTTGTGAGAAGGAGGGTTATAGTTTAATTCTTGATTATTCTTCTAATGATCCATATACTATAACTCTTTGTGAATTAAATGAACATGCTATTGTAAATACTTATTCTTCTACTTGTAGTTTTAATCATAGTAAAGAGTTTAAATCTACAAACTATGTACAAGACTTTTATGATAAAGATAAACCAAGTTTACAATATAAAATCCAAACAGGTTCTAGTATAACTTCTAGTGTTGAAGACAATGAAAGTACTAGACAGTTAAGAACTGATATAAAAAGAGAAAAGTTTAGAGATAAGTTAAATGTATTAGACGAGTCTTATTATAAAGACTTAAATAGATACAGTAAAATAGACTCTCAAAGGGAATATGTAAAATCAAATATTATAAAAGGAACTTCTGAGGAGTTAAATATAAATGACTCATTATGTATAACATTAGAAGATGAAAAAGCAAATAAGCATATTGATTCTATTATCTTAGAAGTAAAATATGAAGGCTTCTTTCCAAATGCTTTAGATGAGTATAAACAAAACATAGATGAGAGTAAAAAACATCAACTTCAATATGAAGTAGAATTTACAGCCATTCCAAAAGATATAATATATAAACCACCATATAAAATAAAAAAGCCTAAAATAAACTCAATACAAACAGCAATAGTATCTAATGGCAATTCTAATACAAAAGATTATACTAATACAATAGATGTGGATGAACAAGGTAGAATAAAAGTATTGTTTCACTTTGAGACTAATCAAATAACTTCTTGTTATTTAAGATTATCAAATATGTTTAGTGGTGATGGATATGGTTCTCAATTTCTTCCAAGAGTTAACTCTGAAGTAATAGTAAGCTTTATAAATGGTGATCCAGATTTACCTATTATAATAGGAACTTTGCATAATGGTGAAAATAAAAATCCATATAATCTTCCAAAAGAGAAAACAAAATCTTTTATAAAAACCCATTCTATTCCACAATATGAAGACAAAATAGGGTACAACGAAATAGCCTTTGAAGATAAAAGAGGAGATGAGAATTTATCTTTAAGAGCACAAAAGGATATGAATACCCTTGTACTTAATAATGAGTTCAAACATATAGAGAATAATTCAAAGACTATTATTAATAATGACAAAGAAGAGACTGTAGAAGCTAATTCTATTTTAACTATAAATAAAGACTATACCCAAAATATAAAAGAAAATCAGATAAATACTGTAGAAAAAGAAAAACTTACTACTGTTAAAGAAGATTATGAAATTCACGCACTTAAAGATTTGAACACTATTGTTAAGAATGACATTAAGACTATTGTGGAAAAAGACATGATAACAAGAGTAAAAGGAACTTCAACAGAGTATATAGAAAAAGATGTAAAGAAAAAATACTTAGAAAATCTATTTACTCAAGTAGGAAAAGACTATAGACTTGATGTTCAAAATAACTATCATCTTAAAAGTAATAATATAAAATTAAATGCAGATATTATAGAACTAATAGCAGAAACAGGAGTTACTTTAAGATGTGGGGGAAATGTATTAACAGTAAATCAAAGTGGAATACACCTAAAATCAGGAAATATCGATACAACTTCAAGTAATGGTGGAGTAAATGCACAAGATGTTGCAAAACCACTTATTAAAAAACCATTGTATGAAAAGATAAGAGTAATCTCTTTAGATGCTACAGTTACAAAACAAAATACTATAGACGAAGCATTGACTTTCACAGCAACAGTAGAAAAATATGAAAATGATGCATGGAGTCAAACAACTGATTTAAACGAAACCCAATTAGCTCAACTGCAATGGTACTTCATAAAAAACAATGATGAAAGTGATACTGACATCATAACAGATAATCCAACAAATGATAATATCACAATAAATGGTCTTACTCTTACAGTAAATGTTCAAGAAGACAATATATATAAATGGGGACATGCGCATTGTTATGTTGTAAATAGTGAAGAAGAAGGTTATGCAATAAGTGAACTTGAAAGATATCTTGAAGTGGAAGATATCAAAGGTTCTTACCCAAAAAAAGAAGAGGGTAAATGTAAAGCTATATTAAATGTAGAAGAACCAAGAGATGAAGAGTTAGCACAAATAAGATGGACAGTAGAAGGAAGAGAAGAATCAAAATATAATGGACAAGTGATAATCAATCATAACCTTAAAGATGAAAAAGCATATGAAATAAACTTCCAAGCATATATTGAAGGCAAAAAAGAAGATGCTGCCAATGGAAGACTTTATTATGATGAAAATAAAAATCAAGAAGTAAAAAGCAATACAAAATAA
- a CDS encoding tetratricopeptide repeat protein: MKIISIIFLSILFYSFSNANEAIIKKETYNIKQCNKESYTKEDLKSYETLIKEGELQGYNCVGLYYMRDKDYKTAEEYFNKGKEKGSIESYAQLGSLYSIFLNDKEKAIEYYTYAANKGHAKAAHNLGVIYDKKFAYEKALKWYKKSFEKGDTYSLLAIAHIYRKQKKYDKAIKTFEKAGKLGESEAFFDLGVFYDKIKKDKEKSNTYFLKCYKLGLGKCAGAIGEAYEDLKDYDKAIQWYKKGFELGSEKSVIGLGLLYSDILKDYDKSIYWYKKCFDKFQYIGCALNIGLTYEIDLKNYDKAIQWYKKGIELGDNRSANNLGYFYHHVRKDRKKAIYWYRQAIKLGSTKAENNLRDLNNE, from the coding sequence TTGAAAATAATCTCAATAATATTTTTATCAATACTTTTTTATTCATTTTCAAATGCAAATGAAGCAATTATAAAAAAAGAAACCTACAATATAAAACAATGTAATAAAGAAAGTTACACAAAAGAAGACTTAAAATCGTATGAAACGCTAATAAAAGAGGGAGAACTTCAAGGATATAACTGTGTAGGTCTCTATTATATGAGAGATAAAGATTATAAAACAGCAGAAGAGTACTTTAATAAAGGAAAAGAAAAAGGAAGTATAGAATCCTATGCCCAATTAGGAAGTTTATACTCAATCTTTTTAAATGATAAAGAAAAAGCTATAGAATACTATACCTATGCAGCCAATAAAGGCCATGCCAAAGCAGCACATAACTTAGGTGTAATATATGATAAAAAATTTGCATATGAAAAAGCTCTAAAATGGTATAAAAAGTCTTTTGAGAAAGGGGATACTTATTCACTTTTAGCAATAGCACATATTTATAGAAAACAAAAAAAATATGATAAAGCAATTAAAACTTTTGAAAAAGCTGGTAAATTAGGTGAGAGTGAAGCTTTTTTTGATTTAGGCGTATTTTATGACAAAATAAAAAAAGACAAAGAAAAATCAAATACTTATTTTCTCAAATGTTATAAACTAGGTTTAGGAAAATGTGCAGGTGCTATTGGCGAAGCTTATGAAGATTTAAAAGATTATGACAAAGCAATACAATGGTATAAAAAAGGGTTTGAACTTGGAAGTGAAAAATCAGTTATAGGATTAGGACTTTTATATTCAGATATATTAAAAGACTATGATAAATCAATATATTGGTATAAAAAATGTTTTGATAAATTTCAATATATAGGTTGTGCATTAAATATAGGGTTAACATATGAAATAGATTTAAAGAATTATGATAAAGCAATACAATGGTATAAAAAAGGGATTGAGCTAGGAGATAATAGGTCTGCAAATAATTTAGGATATTTTTATCACCATGTAAGAAAAGATAGAAAAAAAGCTATATATTGGTATAGACAAGCTATTAAATTAGGAAGTACCAAAGCAGAAAACAATTTAAGAGATTTAAATAATGAGTAA